Genomic segment of Pontibacter liquoris:
TTTCACACCCAGCTTCATACCACTTTCATCGATGTAAAAATCGGGCGTATGGTGCGCCGCAGCTATTTTAGGGTCTTTGCCATTGGGCATGCCGCCCACGAAAACGAAGAGCCCCGGGATCTTCTCCTGGTAAAAAGCAAAGTCCTCGGCACCCGTTACGGCTTTGGTCAGGATCACGTTATCCCGTCCGGCTACCGCCTGTAACGTAGGCAGCATCTTGTCTGTCAGGGCCGGGTCGTTATAAGTCACGGGCGTTTGCGGGATGATCTCGACCTGGGCAGTAGCGCCGGCACTTTCCGCTATCTTGGTGGCGGTGAGTTTGATCTTGTCGTGGATCTGCTGCTGCATGTCTTTGTTCAGCGCCCGCACCGTGCCTTCCAGCAGCACCTCTTCCGGAATAATGTTGTTACGCACCCCGCCATGGATCATCCCAACCGTGATCACGGCCGCATCTTCGGGCAGCTCTACCTGGCGGCTAATAATGGTCTGTAGTCCCAGCACGATTTGCGAGGCTGTTACGACCGGGTCGATCCCGCCCCAGGGGTAGGCGCCGTGCACCTGCTTGCCGTTTACCTTAATGCGGAAAATGTCGGCGCTGGCCATGGTGCCACCCGGCCGGTATTTAAGTTTGCCTACTTCTGTCTGCGAGTTGATGTGCAGCCCGAAGATCACTTCGGGTTTTGGCCCTTTGTCCAGCACGCCTTCTTGTACCATCAGGTTGGCTCCGCCTACCTGCCCGACCGGCGAGCCTTCCTCGGCAGGCTGAAAGATAAACTTCACGGTGCCCGGCAGCTCTTTCTGCATACTTGCCAGCACTTCGGCGGTGGCCATGAGCATGGCAATATGCGTGTCGTGACCGCAGGCATGCATCACGCCTACTTCCTGCCCGTTATACATGGTTTTAACCTTGGAGGCAAACGGCA
This window contains:
- a CDS encoding amidohydrolase, which codes for MRNNHTYYKRTLLTVLGLGLLAVPAFAQQSKLLTRANAMADKLEPKVIEWRRDFHAHPELGNHETETAAKIAAHLKKLGIEVQTGVARTGVVGILKGGKPGPVVALRADIDGLPVVERADVPFASKVKTMYNGQEVGVMHACGHDTHIAMLMATAEVLASMQKELPGTVKFIFQPAEEGSPVGQVGGANLMVQEGVLDKGPKPEVIFGLHINSQTEVGKLKYRPGGTMASADIFRIKVNGKQVHGAYPWGGIDPVVTASQIVLGLQTIISRQVELPEDAAVITVGMIHGGVRNNIIPEEVLLEGTVRALNKDMQQQIHDKIKLTATKIAESAGATAQVEIIPQTPVTYNDPALTDKMLPTLQAVAGRDNVILTKAVTGAEDFAFYQEKIPGLFVFVGGMPNGKDPKIAAAHHTPDFYIDESGMKLGVKTLTGLTLNYMEGKGKK